From one Catharus ustulatus isolate bCatUst1 chromosome 1, bCatUst1.pri.v2, whole genome shotgun sequence genomic stretch:
- the METTL6 gene encoding tRNA N(3)-methylcytidine methyltransferase METTL6: MFQENASANCLNIVTTSTEDGTFQKKGHGARVLSPEEAEKLTKDQVLVSEFKQLKLEKEAQKNWDLFYKRNSTNFFKDRHWTTREFQELKACRKFADEKLTILEAGCGVGNCLFPLLEEDLNIFAYACDFSPRAVEYVKKNALYNTERCKVFQCDLTKDDLLDNIPANSVDVVTLIFVLSAIHPDKMHLVLRNIYKVLKPGKCVLFRDYGLYDHAMLRFKSGSKLGENFYVRQDGTRSYFFTEEFLSQLFKAEGYEQVVNEYVQRETVNRKEDLRVPRVFLQSKFQKPFSET; the protein is encoded by the exons ATGTTCCAAGAAAATGCATCAGCCAATTGCTTGAATATAGTAACAACATCTACTGAAGATGGTACTTTCCAAAAAAAAGGCCATGGTGCTCGAGTCCTTAGcccagaagaagcagaaaaactgaCAAAAGATCAGGTTTTGGTGTCTGAGTTCAAACAACTAAAACTGGAGAAAGAGGCACAGAAGAACTGGGATCTGTTTTACAAAAGAAACAGCACCAACTTCTTCAAAGACAGACATTGGACAACCAGAGAGTTTCAAGAGTTAAAGGCATGTCGTAAG TTTGCAGATGAAAAACTGACCATTCTGGAAGCAGGCTGTGGGGTTGGGAACTGCTTGTTTCCACTCTTAGAAGAAGATCTGAATATTTTTGCATATGCCTGTGATTTCTCTCCTAGAGCTGTTGAGTATGTGAAG aaaaacGCCTTATATAATACTGAAAGATGTAAAGTGTTCCAGTGTGATCTTACCAAAGATGATCTTCTAGACAATATACCAGCAAATTCTGTGGATGTTGTCACACTTATATTTGTGCTTTCTGCCATTCATCCTGACAAAATGCATCTTGTCCTGAGGAACATTTACAAG GTATTAAAACCAGGCAAGTGTGTCCTGTTCCGAGACTATGGCCTGTATGATCATGCAATGCTCAGATTTAAATCTGGCAGCAAACTTGGGGAAAACTTTTATGTCAGACAAGATGGGACAAGATcatatttttttactgaag AGTTCTTATCTCAGCTTTTCAAGGCTGAGGGATATGAGCAAGTGGTCAATGAGTATGTGCAGCGAGAAACTGTGAATAGGAAAGAAGACTTGCGTGTTCCAAGagtttttcttcaaagcaaaTTTCAAAAGCCTTTCAGTGAGACATAA